GTATTTGGTTGTTGaggaacaaaattaattttgaggaGGGAATTATaaacttgtttgattgtttCATCACCATCCTTTATCGAGTTATTATTTAGTTGTATAATCTagattcaaactttatttatataaaaaataatgttttaagatTTTCTGATGGTATTAAATTGTggtgtaattaaaaattttagatgGTATCTTTGTTTTTGTCGTAACAAATTTTTTCTTAAGTCTTTTTTCCCTTATATTTTGCTTTTGCTATtgattttatgttctttttaatatatgacttaaaaaaagaagaagctgaagGTCCAAGCACAGTGCCGTATGTTACATCACTGATTTGCATAGCAGAGTCATTCCCCATGCCATTACGGTTGAAATGTTGGTCAATAATAATAGGGTTTCTTGAATTTACAAGTACTGTGATATTCTCGAAAGTGATCTTCCTTCCTAACATATCATGATCCACCCTAGAGAACGAAGAAACCATAACATCAGTACTAATTTCTGGCTCTTTCTGATCTATTGTTACCCTCCCATGTCTTGATTCTTGCACCATTCATAGTTCCATTCAGTGTAGCTTTTAACATGGACCTGATCTTCTAGTGTTTCATAAACTCCATCCGTTCCTAGACTCCCAGCACTGCATAGAGAGAGTAATGTTTcaagaaacagaagaaaaaccATTGATGGCAATACAATCATCACCTAATTGAACAGAAGAAAATGTGCACAAGAGAAACCTTAAAAGGTTCGATGACCAGTTCCTATAAATTAAAGAGTCTTGGACACTGGCACGGTTTGATGCAGAAATATCAATTCCATCAGTAGTCGGGCTGTCTTCTAGCTGGAGATGTTGACATCTGATCACATTGATTGATGGCTAAGTGACTCTTAATTTTGACTGCTGGCATGTTTCAAGTGACTTAGACGTTGGAGGCCATTACATTTGCTGAAATGGAGACTCTGCAGGCACAAAATTCATTACTCACACGATCAGAAAGTTGTGAAAGGTGTTCTTGTATGTTtcgaggatgatgatgatgatgaagactCAACGTTGGATTGATCAATCTTACCACGCGACGTCTCGAGCTGGCAATAGCTAGCACTCGTTGACTATCATAGTGAAATGAGTGACAGTCCAGAAGAGGAAAATatggaagaaattaattaaactcaTTGAATAGCTAGCGACATGCATTCCGCAAGCTTTCCACCATTTTCATAgcttgtttgatattatatctgtggttattttttatattaaaatatatattaatgatatttttttttgttttttttaatattagtatattaaaatgatttaaaaaatactaaaaatatattaatttaaaattaataaaaaaacaaaatcttccaCTATAAGAAACGAGACCCATtgatctctcaaaatcaacacCAACCCATGAATCAAAGCTTTTTGGTGCATTACAAAGTCATTTAATCTGCAACAATTTTATGAAGTGATTGGAATATTGGATGGAGACAggtatatatactatatataggATTAGCACAGGCACCAATGGTAGGAACAGGAATgttaggaaaataataaaaaaaaattgtcttaaaTATTTACATCCTTTTCCAAGACTCACAATATTCATAGCTTCTAAATCCCCCTCATTCGGTCTTCACCTAAGATTTAAGTCAatgatttcgtcaaaaaaagTCAACTATCAAAGCTAACAGTTTTAGTatgatttaattgatattttttaagaaataaagctAATTAACCACACTGCACGCAACATCAAATGACCCTTTCTATTTGTTTGTTCACTCTTCATCATTACAACTTGGCGGTTAGGGCAAAATGAAGGCATTACCTCCAAACCGATGTTCAAAATAAAGGTATTTTCTATGGCTTATAACTTTCCGGTAGCACATTATTTTCCGGTGTGAGAATTCGGAGTCTGCCACATCTCTTTTATGCTAAAATTGATAGAGATTGTTTGAATCCTTAAAACAGCCAAATCCCATGCACTTCTTAATTATTATGTTCGAGCTAGGCTTGCATGGTGAGATCATTGTAAATTCTAGCAGACAAAGAGAATTGATTAaagagatttatataattattaattttagaatttgtagATTATTTTAAGTGCATACTGGTCTATATATtaacgttaataataataataataaaatagaagaagaggaggttattccattctttgatttttaaggCAAAAAAGAAGATACTCAACTTGATGAAGTAAtttatcacttttattttttattttttctttcaaaaataaaataatgttttctaaaaataaagtttctttttttctttttcatattctccatgtattttttaattcatcaatgttaaattgaaatgataaataaagactaatataaataaactattcaagaaaataaaacttaatataacttacaatatttttttattaaattaaaaaaaatattcttgcaCTAACTTACacatcaaataaagaaaataaatttcacaaccatgccaaatatttatttatttattagataaattagaaaaaaagtgGTCTTATGGATGTAAAAAATGAGAACAATCTCTCACAAAATTATGCTCTCAATTAcccttttaattaaaacatttggAAACCTAATTAATTTTCTCACGCAAAACCCATTATTAAACCtcactttcctttttctctacTCTTTACTCTCTCTCCCCTTTCCCTTTTAAAAACCACATCTTTGTAAGCCCTCTCCTCTTTCGcttttactctctctctctctccttcccaAAAGCAACAAGGAAACAAACATCAAGGAGAGAGAGATACCAAAAAATCCCTCTCAGATCTCTCTCTTTTGAAAACcccaaattttgaattttcaaaaatgaGCCAGAAATCACTGATCTATGCATTTGTTTCTCGAGGAACTGTGATTCTTGCTGACTACACTGAGTTCAGTGGGAATTTCAATTCCATAGCTTTTCAATGTCTCCAGAAACTTCCTGCTACTAACAACAAGTTTACTTACAACTGTGATGGCCACACTTTCAATTACCTCGTTGACAATGGCTTTAGTAAGTGCTTTTGATTTGTgggttttgtttagttttgaggtttttatgttttcaaagaGTTTTTGTTCTGGGTTTTCTGTTTTGGTAACTCggttatcattaatttttgctGTAAGAGAGcgtttgtttggtttttgtagattttatttaggGAGGTGCGGTTGATGAGACATGAATTGGATCTGTTTGATTATCTTGAAACTGTGGCTCGACTGTAGAGAGGATTTGTGTTTTTGGGTTTCGGAAAATGTTATGTTAATGCAAAACCTAAGAATTCTAACGTTCTTAAATAACATATGAAAGTGGTATAAGGATTCTAAGTGACTTTGCCTTTACGTCGAAGATTGACTTgagtgtttttgttgttgcagctTATTGTGTGGTTGCAGCTGAATCAGCTGGAAGACAAGTACCTATAGCTTTTCTGGAGCGTGTTAAGGATGATTTTGTGACAAAATATGGCGGTGGAAAGGCTGCCACAGCCCAGGCCAACGGTCTTAACAAGGAATTTGGGTGGGTGATCTAGCTGGGTTAAGACTGTTGAGAGAAGAGGGTGAAGTTTTGTTTTGCTAATGTTGTTGATAATTGAGGTGAACTGTTAACTTGTTGCAGGCCAAAATTGAAGGAACATATGCAATATTGTGCTGATCATCCTGAAGAGATAAGCAAGCTTGCCAAAGTGAAAGCTCAGGTCTCTGAAGTTAAGGGTGTCATGATGGAGAACATTGAGAAGGTAGGTGACCTTTTGCCCACCTGAAACACAGTATCACATTTTTCAAGTTATATTTTCTTGTGATACATGATTGAATGAGGCACAAGTTTTGTTGTTGAATCACTAGTGCTAGAATGTTAAAACGTCTAAAAGTTACTTCATGTGTGCATTCATGCAAGTTTGCTTGTTTATGTGCACGTGGGCACTTGGGGGTGTGTGTGTTTTGTCACCGAGTGTAAGTAATTTCATGTTCCTGAcaagattattattttcaaattactttTCATGCAATACTTTGGTTTAAAGCTGTTATAAGTATTTCCATTGAATCATTAGGTTTTACCAAAATGTTCAAAAGTTACCTTATTTGTCAAACGTGTAGATTCTTTCAGGTGTACTTGTCAATGTGCCTTTTGAATGTGTTGACATGTGTTATTGAGCATCAGTTCATTGAGGTTTATGTTTAAGTGGGATGGCATTCCCATTTTTTGGTGCACAGGTAGCTTTAATTGCTGAATTGAGTCTTCAGCACCAGTTTATTCGTGTGCTTTCCGAAGTTGTGTGACTTCTTATTTCATTGTGTTCATTGGTATAGACTAGATGGACACTTTTTTCTCTGTATTTCCGTGTGTTTTCTTATGTTTGCAGATTATGAAATTCAGCTGACCCCAtttggaattaatgtgttcacTTCATTTACTGTCGAGATTGAGCTGCACTTGGTTCCTCTAACACATGGTGTTTTCGAGGTTTGAATAAAAGAGATCTTTTTTCTGTATTGATACAGGTTTTGGATAGGGGAGAGAAAATAGAACTTCTTGTGGATAAGACTGAGAACCTTCATCAACAGGTCagtgactctctctctctctctctctctctctctcacacacacacacacacacacacacacacacccgcGCGCGCGCACCTGCACACAGATGCACACATTAATGACATTTCTAGGGAGCAGCAAGCTGTTCTAGAAAGTTTTGCTACTAATTTGGTGTTTTGGAAGAATGGAGGGTTTTCTTTAAGGAAAATATGTAATCATCTAAATGAAATTTACTTCGTTGTTAGTTTTTATACCTGTTTCACAACAATCATATCGCATTATAGCAGCACCATCTTAACATGCCTTTTGACAATTTATCTAGATGCATTCCTAATCTTCATTGTTTCAGAAAGATACTGATCCCCTTTTATTGTTTGTGGAAATTGGTAAACTGTAGGCACAAGACTTCCGCAGTCAAGGGACACAAATCCGGAGAAAAATGTGGCTGCAGAACATGAAGGTTAAGCTGATTGTATTGGGTATACTGATTGTCTTGATCCTCATCATAGTCCTCTCTATTTGCAAAGGCTTCAACTGCTGAGAGTGAGAGATGTTTTTGAAGGCTTGATAATACTGTTTCTAGAGCTTTTGCGAGTTACAAAAGCAAATACCGAATATATTGTTATGACTGTGTGTAGCAGCAACTAGTGATTTCTTTGATATATCGTCCaagaactttatttttgaaCGTGAATGGAACCCTATATGTTATTTGTCATATCATTCCAACGTTTCTTGGTTGATGGATAAAATTTTGGATTGTCACCATACTTTGTAACCCTACTGTTTCTTGAGCTTTCTTAATCTTTTGCTTGCACGCCAACTTGTTACCTGAGCAAAAACTACTCTCCATAATAGAATTTTCATGGCACCTGTTTCAATTCTTGCAATCCCAGAATAGGTTTCGTGATTTTGATAAATGATCGCATCGGTGATACAATCATTAAAGTTTGGCTTGAAGATTGAACCATGTAAATCAACCATGACAAGAATCATTCATTGCCCCCGTGAGTTGCATGCGAGAATAGAagcaaaaatcaattagaacccagtaaaaaaaaaacaaagaatgtatttatataaattcatcACAAACAACAAAATTCAAGCACAAGCAGAGAATCTTGAGATCAAGTATGGTTTGCGTATTCCAATTTTGGCAGAGAAACAGAGTTCAAATCCTGCCagcaacaaatcacaaaaaagagattaaaatcCTTCCTTTTTGTGCCTTCATTGCTTCCCCAATCTTAAAACTCACCTTTCCTCTCTCCACCGACAAATCACCATAACCATCACTTCTTTTCTCATTCTCCCTAGAAATCCCCTGGGATTTATTTCTACCACTCACCAAATCAGAATTCTCCCACAAGGCCAAGCCCCCTTCCCTCCTCTTTTCCCACCTCTCCCCACAATTCTTATAACTAGTCTCATCAGGAAACCTTGGCAACCACCTAGGAATATGCAAACCCCTGGAATCCAATTCATCTATTTCCAAAGAAATTGAATTCCTCCTCAAAGAAATCGAATTCCCTCTTGGAATAGGCTTGGCAAAAGGGATTTCATCACTGAACTCAACAAAAGATTTAATATCTTTAAACACACCAGACCTTAAAAGGCCAATGCCACTACTACTACAATGCAGCGTGGATCCTCCTGTAAAACCCTGTACAGTTGACATGTCATGTAATGAGTTGATGATGTCAAAGATGTTTGACTGAGTGCGGTTGGATGCATTGGAATATGACACAGCTGTTTTGGCTAGTGTTTGGAGGTAAAGGGTGGCTATATGGGTTAGGGTTTCAAGAGCTGAGAGTTGTGTGGACTTAAACCCTACTGATTGGCAGATTTGTGATACtgctgtttttgttattttgaaggCATAATCTGATGGATTTTctgctggtggtggtggtggtggtgggtttTGGAAGCGGGTTTTGTTGGATCTTTTGTGGGGCTTTGGTTTCATGGTGATTGGATGGACGGTCATGGAGGAGGAGGTAGAAGAGAGGCTGATGATGATTGGCggagggggaggaggaggattcttcaaaaccctaacaatGGATAATTAATCATATCTTGGATTTTGTGCTTGACAAGACTTGAACCCTAGCTGCGCTCCAATTTCTCTAGAGATGATCCTTTTGGCCACCGAACGACTAATACTATTTTTTCACTATCATTGTGATTTAAAACTACTTATAAAGAaagtaattaattgaattaactgataaaaaattaacattggaaaaggagaaaaagaaaattaagaaaattatcaaaaccatGCTCTTCTGTAAATTactttcattataatttatagtgcaatttctcatatatttaataatttttcaataatttaatcttCCCCTCCAACTCCttacaatttttaaataaaaaaaaatattttcttttcttcactcTCATCCCCTTATTTTTCACTCCATCCATTCCaaacagaagaaagaaaaattccaATGGAGATGTGTTTATATTTGTATACTTTCAAAATATGGAATATGGGCCTTTTCTGATATGGAACATGGGCCCTCTCTGAATATGTGTTGCTAAATACTTTTGGCCCAAGACTACTTCCTACGGGTCTCTCTGCCTTTTAACCGTTTTAACCACCTCTCTCAAGCCTTTGAAAGGAGAGAAGCAAGAAATCAAGAGGCAGCTTAAAGTGGTGTCGCCAAATTAGCAAGCTTGTAGCTTAACTGGTAATAAAATCCTTTTCCACCAAGAAATTTCGTGTTTGGATCTCTCTtctgtaataataattataaaatattctcTCATCTGTTCTGGGAACCAGTGAAGAGGTAATTCAATCACTACATGATTGAGAGAAGCACTTCTAGTAAGTTTACTGCAACAGattacaaaaggaaaaaaaagaaaaaagaaacagagtTGAAAAGAATCTTTATCATATTAAGTCAGTCTGTGTCcttctattgattttttctcCATGAACCTTGAAAAgagtagaagaagatgaaaaaactaataacaTGAATAGTCATATAGAGAGCTAAAAAGGGAAGTAACATGGCATCTCCTACAGTAGACCTCCTGACTAGCGAGATCATTTTGGTTCTTGAGAATGAAGCATCATTGCTTGGATGACTTGCTGATGAAATTTACAAAATCAAGATGGAGTTCATAAGCATGAGATCCTTTGTAGAAAGATTTTCTCGCCGAAGGAGAGAAAACCAGGGTGGAATTACATCATCGACAACTTCATGTATTACAAGAATAGGCAGCAAAATTCGATCGGGTAAGTACACTAGGCTTTTGAATCAACCATTTACATTCCCAAGAATATCTCTGTGAGGCATCAAATTGCAGCAAAATTAAGAAGGAACCATTTTGCATTATGATACTAGAATATGGATGAAAAGTCATGGCGACTCCTGTCTTTTCATCGAAGATGTCTTCGTTGGGATTGAAAATGTAAAATGTGACTGTTGGGGTGGTTCTTAACGGGAAAACCATGACGATCTGTTACTTCTTTAGCCGGAATGGGTGGTTTAGGTAAGATAACTCTAGCTGCTACTACCTACAACTGCCAAGTTGTGAGGCCACATTTTGATTGGTATGCTTGGATCACTGTTTCTCAAAGTTATgttattgaagatttatttaGAGCCATGATAGCAGGACTTGTAAAAAGCAATAAAGGAGGACGTTCCGATGAATTTGAGCACCATGAGTTACAACCAATTGGTGGAGATTCTGGTTAACTTCTTACATGGAAGGAAATATGTGATTGAATATATTAGATGATGTGTGGAGTATATATAGATCTCTGTAGTGAATAAATGTTGCACTTCCTGATAGCATGAACGGAATCAGAATTTTGCTCACAACTCGAAAACAAGATGGAAGTTTCTACGGTAGGAATTAGATCGATCATGACGAGAATGGACTTCTCCGTTATGTAATAGAAGAGTCACAGGCTCACAGCCTCTTCTCGACTAGACGAAGGAGACATGAGTTCCATTCAGGCTTCGCCTGGCAGATTGGGATGACTTGGATGCTGGGCAGATACAGATAGAGCCTCACTCATAGATAGAGGAAGAGTACGCATGTTATGGGCATCGGATCAGATAGCCCTTCGGGGAACCAACCGCACATCCAGTTCCGTTCAAGCTTCGTTTTCATTTGGGGCTGGAAGCCATGTTCATCAGCTTCTACCTCTTGAAAAGGACGAGGCTTGGGCATTGTTTTGGATTGAAGCTTTTTCAAGCAACAATGGATGTTGCCCACAAAATTTGGACTTTTAGCAAggaatttttctgaaaaatgtAAAGGCTTACGTCTAGCAATTGTGGCTTTGTCCGGTCTCATGTCTACCAAGAAGTTAGGTTCGAGTGGAGGAAAGTcaataaaatcttgaatataGTCCTGAGCTTGGATTCGTAAAGAGAATATTGATGCTGAGTTTTAGTGACTTGCCTTGTCAATTAAGAAATTGTTTCTTATATTGCCGTGTCAATCGGAAAACTTTCCAAGTTAGAAAACGCTGGCTATTAACGAAACCAAAATCAAGGAGTTTTGGGTGTGTGGCTCATAGACAAATGCCCTTTCTGGgatgtaaatttaattttttttgttgatagaGATGATTGATAGGTTAGGGGTGTGGGGCACCGTCCTCACGGTATGGTAAAggagtattattaaaaaaaaatacatgatgtAAATCTAATTTGATATATAGTGAAATAAAGCTACCCGCTCATGCTCATGTGGATGTAAACATATTGCTAAGcctgtttttcttgttttctgtcTTGTGCAATATTCATTATTATTGCTGAAGGTTTCTCAACACTTGGGGCATCGCAAAGCTGCAGTAGCTACGGCACTTAACTGCATACCTTCACAATCCCGGATATGGAACTGATTTTAATTATGCATTCGGTACACCGTCATcatcagatatatatatatatataagctgaAGAACTTACATGTCCTGGCAGGTGTTGGGGGAATGGAAACCTCATCGAATGACTTTGGAACCTAGAACAATACAGGCGATTTATCCTGACAAATGTGAGACTAGCAGATGAGAAAGACTTGTGTGCTGCAATTTACAACATGAAACTACACAAATTGTTTCTGAAAGCAGCTAATGAAGAGGGGCCATTAAGGATAGATGCACTTTCCTCACCTCATTGCCTTGAAAAGCTTAAACTAGTTGGAAAATTGGAAAAGGTGGCATGTTGGTTTCCTTCTCTTCACCCCGTCACATTTTTGCTCTTCTTATGGTCTAGATTAAGAGAAGATCCACTTCCTTGCCTACAAGCAGTGCCCAATTTGGCAAGGCTTATCGTCGTCAACGCCTATGTAGGCAACCAGTTATGCTTTCTTAATGGGTTCCAGAAACTCAAGATCTTGAATACATACAACTGCAATCACCTAAATGAGATTGTTctagagaagaaaatgatgccAGGTCTTCAAAGTTTGAGCCTTGGTAGATGCATGAAACTAAAGGCATTGCCTCATGGTATTGATATTCATAATTGTTAGAGAAGAGATCATAGATTGCATTCGTGGAGAAGGAAGAGTAGATCGCCAGAAGGTTAAGCACATTCCCAATACCAGCTATTATTTCCAAACACAATCTGGATTGTCTTTTGAAAGACTTTCTTGACAGATTGTACTACATAAAGGCGAGTTATGTCTTCTACTATATGAATTACAATGCCAAATTCTTCTCTCTCACTTGCACGTGTACGCATCTGCATGCCCTTTTATTTGTTCTCATTACTCGTTAATAGAAATTATCATTGCTTCTGATTATGCTGATTAACTGTGGTAATAATCTGCAGAAGTGATTTAGAAAGAATGGAATGCCTAATTGCTTAGTTTATGATTGAATACAGAGCTGGTGTGATTTGTTGGATATGTCCAAATTGCACTCTTTTCCTTTGTGTGTGTTAGTTTCCATTTCTTAGAggaagtttttctttttggctaACATGTTCTATGCTAACATGCCAGTTTTATTTTGAACCAGAACTTGCAGCATAAGTTCTCAGATGCATCACGGGCTAGTCAAAGGTCCTCTGCAGCCAGAGCATTGCTGTTGAACTCGTCTGCATCATAGTGACTCTAGACATCGATTCAAGGTGTCCAGTCCCAATATTCTAGGGTAATAAGAATTGTGCTTAGCACCTCAAACTCTTAATCTCAACTGAAATAATTTGCTGCAATCCTAGAACTTATGTACAGATGCCATTAACCCTGTTATGTTCATAGGCTGGATGTCCATGTCCAGTTGCTTTGTGGTTAAACTACAGAATGTTGACCATCAAGCATGACATGCTTTATATTTGAGCAGCATTGGGCTACAAATTTCTTGCAGACATCTACTAGTGACTGGGCTTGGATCAACTAGAGCTTGAGCAAAACCTGTCCAGCCTGAAAAAAGGAACTCGAAACTTAACCTCCTCCTTAATTGCTCCCCTCTTCTCACCAACTGAATTGCTCCCCACTTCTCACCAACTGGGCTAAGTCTAATTATTACCAGAAGGATCACTATAAGTTGATGTGATATATAGCAGCCACTTGAAGCTCATTTTGGACCACTCCAACTTTTTTGAATGGTGTATGGTAGGTAGTTCATCAAAGAACagatcaaagaagaaaaaaacagagcttAGGCCAAGATTCACGTGATAAAACAGTATGCACTCACAAGGTGAATTAAAAACACCTCTAGTTTTGAACACATTACAGCATCATTACTTATTCACTTTCCTATGATatccagaaaagaaaaaaaattatcttgtagATAAAGTCTAGTAAAAGGGACTCTGCCGTCTGAATTGACCTAGAGTTTCACCAACATGACCTGACTAAGTAAGAAGTTAATGCTATTAGATCTAAGCAAGGACAGAAACGGGTCACCTTGATGAGCACACAAGGTTCTCAGCAGGTATCTTCAGATCATAAAGGATAATAGGCCACACTGTTTTCTATCTTTCTATATTACCCATTCACATTATTTTCAACTTCAACCTCTGAACAAATTGTTTCTTTCTCACCAATTTACAAGGAGACTATTCTTCCACCCATGAAAACGAGTAGATGAACTCATTGACTCTCTAAAGTCTTAATTCCAAATTCGAGGAGACGGGTTCACACCCTTACAACTATACAGTATCAGACAACGCATCTACAGTTTTGCTAGCACATGTAATGGGTGCCCACTCTCACTGGCTCTAATAAAGACAGTGCCATAAGACAATTCAAGTTGGGGCACTAGACTTTAAGGTTTAAAAACTTCTAAAAGCAAGACATGACAATCTTTCTACCATAGATGGGACTTGGAAGTTGGGTCTGCATCAAGCACATAGCTTGGATGTTGCCATAATGTCCAAAACCCCATTAATGGGGTGGAAAAAGTCGTGCAGGCTTGGCACATGGAATTATTGCTAGTGGGAAAAAATATGACCTGTGCAATAAATCTTTCAAACCTCAGACAGAAAAGTTGATTGGTTTCTATTGATTTCACTTTTCAACACTTTATCCACATTAATTGCTTTATATTCAAAATGAAATTCATAATGCCATNNNNNNNNNNNNNNNNNNNNNNNNNNNNNNNNNNNNNNNNNNNNNNNNNNNNNNNNNNNNNNNNNNNNNNNNNNNNNNNNNNNNNNNNNNNNNNNNNNNNNNNNNNNNNNNNNNNNNNNNNNNNNNNNNNNNNNNNNNNNNNNNNNNNNNNNNNNNNNNNNNNNNNNNNNNNNNNNNNNNNNNNNNNNNNNNNNNNNNNNNNNNNNNNNNNNNNNNNNNNNNNNNNNNNNNNNNNNNNNNNNNNNNNNNNNNNNNNNNNNNNNNNNNNNNNNNNNNNNNNNNNNNNNNNNNNNNNNNNNNNNNNNNNNNNNNNNNNNNNNNNNNNNNNNNNNNNNNNNNNNNNNNNNNNNNNNNNNNNNNNNNNNNNNNNNNNNNNNNNNNNNNNNNNNNNNNNNNNNNNNNNNNNNNNNNNNNNNNNNNNNNNNNNNNNNNNNNNNNNNNNNNNNNNNNNNNNNNNNNNNNNNNNNNNNNNNNNNNNNNNNNNNNNNNNNNNNNNNNNNTTTGATTTTGCACCTTCCCTTATACAATAACTGGAAATTCGCTGCCTTCCCTGGTTTGGATTCTAGGTCACGTTGAGTTGACCATGGCCAACAGACGAGTTCagcatattaattttaacaccATGATGATTCTTGATTGAAGAAGTTGTTCAAGCATTGACCAAGGGGGTGTTATTTGTATT
The sequence above is drawn from the Populus alba chromosome 15, ASM523922v2, whole genome shotgun sequence genome and encodes:
- the LOC118028955 gene encoding vesicle-associated membrane protein 722, with the protein product MSQKSLIYAFVSRGTVILADYTEFSGNFNSIAFQCLQKLPATNNKFTYNCDGHTFNYLVDNGFTYCVVAAESAGRQVPIAFLERVKDDFVTKYGGGKAATAQANGLNKEFGPKLKEHMQYCADHPEEISKLAKVKAQVSEVKGVMMENIEKVLDRGEKIELLVDKTENLHQQAQDFRSQGTQIRRKMWLQNMKVKLIVLGILIVLILIIVLSICKGFNC
- the LOC140954647 gene encoding disease resistance protein RPM1-like, whose protein sequence is MGGLGKITLAATTYNCQVVRPHFDWYAWITVSQSYVIEDLFRAMIAGLVKSNKGGRSDEFEHHELQPIGGDSDTDRASLIDRGRVRMLWASDQIALRGTNRTSSSVQASFSFGAGSHVHQLLPLEKDEAWALFWIEAFSSNNGCCPQNLDF